gtgaaagagaaatttgtggcacaacttgacaagaggaaagaatcagttggtaggacatagtctgaagcctcaagggttaacgaaatataggtcaaaagcaaatatgggaaaaacgcaaatatgggaaacacgcaaatatgggaaacacgcaaatatgggaaaaacgcaaatatgggaaaaacgcaaacatgggaaaaacgcaaacatgggaaaaacgcaaacatgggaaaaacgcagacatgggaaaaacgcagacatgggaaaaacgcaaacatgggaaaaacgcaaacatgggaaaaacgcaaacatgggaaaaacgcaaatgtagtgaaagagaaatttgtggcacaacttgacaagaggatagaatcagttGGTAGCACATAGcttgaagcctcaagggttaacgaaatataggtcaaaagcaaatatgggaaaaacgcaaatatgggaagaacgcaaatatgggaaaaacgcaagtatgggaaaaacgcaagtatgggaaaaacgcaaatatgggaaaaacgcaaatatgggaaaaacgcaagtatgggaaaaacgcaagtatgggaaaaacgcaagtatgggaaaaacgcaagtatgggaaaaacgcaagtatgggaacaacgaaaatatgggaacaacgaaaatatgggaacagcgaaaatatgggaacaacgaaaatatgggaacaacgaaaatacgggaaaacgaaaatacgggaacaacgcaaatacgggaacaacgcaaatacgggaacaacgcaaatacgggaacaacgcaaatacgggaacaacgcaaatacgggaaaaacgcaaatacgggaaaaacgcaaatacgggaaaaacggaaatacgggaaaaacgcaaatatgcgaaaaacgcaaatatgcgaaaaacgcaattatgcgaaaaacgcaattatgggaaaacgcaattatgggaaaaacgcaattttgggaaaaacgcaattatgggaaaaacgcaattatggaaaaaacgcaattatggaaaaaacgcaaatatgggaaaaacgcaaatatgggaaaaatgcaaatgtaagaaaaaagaaattcgtggcacaacttgacaataggaaagaatcagttggttggatatagtctgaagcctcaagggttaacgaaatataggtctaacgcaaatatgggaaaaacgcaaatatgggaaaaacgcaaatatgggaaaaacgcaagtatgggaaaaacgcaagtatgggaaaaacgcaagtatgggaaaaacgcaagtatgggaaaaacgcaagtatgggaaaaacgcaagtatgggaaaaacgcaagtatgggaaaaacgcaaatatgggaaaatgcaaacatgggaaaaacgcaaacatgggaaaaacgcaaatgtagtgaaagagaaatttgtggcacaacttgacaagaggaaagaatcagttggtaggacatagtctgaagcctcaagggttaacgaaatataggtcaaaagcaaatatgggaaaaacgcaaatatgggaaaaacgcaaatatgggaaaaacgcaaatatgggaaaaacgcaaatattggaaaaacgcaaatatgggaaaaacgcaaatatgggaaaaacgcaaatatgggaaaaacgcaaatatgggaaaaacgcaaatgaagtgaaagagaaatttgtggcacaacttgacaagaggaaagaatcagttggtaggacatagtctgaagcctcaagggttaaggaaatataggtcaaacgcaaatatgggaaaaacgcaaatatgggaaaaacgctaatatgggaaaaacgcaaatatgggaaaaacgcaaatatgggaaaaacgcaaatatgggaaaaacgcaaataagggaaaaacgcaaatatgggaaaaacgcaaatatgggaaaaacgcaaatatgggaaaaacgcaaacatgggaaaaatgcaaacatgggaaaaatgcaaacatgggaaaagcgcaaacatgggaaaaacgcaaacatgggaaaaacgcaaacatgggaaaaacgcaaacatgggaaaaacgcaaacatgggaaaaacgcaaacatgggaaaaacgcaaacatgggaaaatcgcaaacatgggaaaaacgcaaacattggaaaaatgctaatgtagtgaaagagaaatttgaggcacaacttgacaaaaagaaggaatcagttggtaggacatagtctaaagcctcaagggttaacgaaatataggtcaaaagcaaatatgggaaaaacgcaaatatgggaaaaacgcaagtatgggaaaaacgcaagtatgggaaaaacgcaagtacgggaaaaacgcaagtacgggaaaaacgcaagtacgggaaatatgcaagtacgggaaatacgcaagtacgggaaatacgcaagtacgggaaaatcgcaagtacgggaaaaacgcaagtacgggaaaaacgcaagtacgggaaaaacgcaagtacgggaaaaacgcaaatacgggaaaaacgcaaatacgggaaaaacgcaaatacgggaacaaCGAAAATgcgggaacaacgaaaatatgggaacaacgaaaatatgggaacaacgaaaatatgggaacaacgaaaatatgggaacaacgcaaatatgggaacaacgcaaatatgggaacaacgcaaatatgggagaaacgcaaatatgggagaaacgcaaatatgggaaaaacgcaaatatgggaaaaacgcaaatatgggaaaaacgcaaatatgggaaaaacgcaaatatgggaaaaacgcaaatatgggaaaaacgcaaatatgggaaaaacgcaaatatgggaaaaacgcaaacatgggaaaaacgcaaacatgggaaaaacgcaaacatgggaaaaacgcaaacatgggaaaaacgcaaacatgggaaaaacgcaaacatgggaaaaacgcaaacgtagtgaaagagaaatttgtggcacaacttgacaagaggaaagaatcagttgctaggatatagtctgaagcctcaagggtcaaacgcaaatatgagaaaaatgcaaatatgggaaaaacgcaagtatgggaaaaacgcaagtatgggaaaaacgcaagtatgggaaaaacgcaaaaatgggaaaaacgcaaatatgggaaaaacgcaaatatgggaaaaatggaaacatgggaaaaacgcaattatgggaaaaacgcaattatgggaaaaacgcaattatgggaaaaacgcagttatggggaaaacgcaattatgggaaaaacgcaattatgggaaaaacgcaattatgggaaaaacgcaattattgaaaaaacgcaaatatgggaaaaatgcaaatgtaagaaaaaagaaattcgtggcacaacttgacaataggaaagaatcagttggttggaCATAGTATGATCATGAAGGGttcaggaaatatgggaaaaacgcaagtatgggaaaagtgCAAGTATGGGAAgagcgtaaatatgggaaaaacgcaaatgtagtgaaagagaaatttgtggcacaacttgacaaacgGAAAGAATCAGTtgctaggacatagtctgaaggctcaagggttaacgaaatataggtcaaacgcaaatatgggaaaaacgcaaatatgggaaaaacgcaaatatgggaaaaacgcaaatatgggaaaaacgcaaatatgggaaaaacgcaaatatgggaaaagcgcaaatatgggaaaagcgcaaatatgggaaaaacgcgaatatgggaaaaacgagaatatgggaaaaacgaaaatatgggaaaaacgcaaatatgggaaaaacgcaaatatgggaaaaacgcaaatatgggaaaaacgcaagtatgggaaaaacgcaagtatgggaaaaacgcaagtatgggaaaaacgcaagtatgggaaaaacgcaagtatgggaaaacgcaggtatgggaaaaacgcaggtatgggaaaatcgcaagtatggggaaaacgcaagtatgggaaaaacgcaactatgggaaaaacgcaaatatgggaaaaacgcaaacatgg
This Schistocerca piceifrons isolate TAMUIC-IGC-003096 unplaced genomic scaffold, iqSchPice1.1 HiC_scaffold_2249, whole genome shotgun sequence DNA region includes the following protein-coding sequences:
- the LOC124742240 gene encoding uncharacterized protein LOC124742240 gives rise to the protein MGRTQIWEKRKYGKNASMGKTQIWEKRKYGKNASMGKTQVWEKRKYGKNASMGKTQVWEQRKYGNNENMGTAKIWEQRKYGNNENTGKRKYGNNANTGTTQIREQRKYGNNANTGTTQIREKRKYGKNANTGKTEIREKRKYAKNANMRKTQLCEKRNYGKTQLWEKRNFGKNAIMGKTQLWKKRNYGKNANMGKTQIWEKCKCLTQIWEKRKYGKNANMGKTQVWEKRKYGKNASMGKTQVWEKRKYGKNASMGKTQVWEKRKYGKMQTWEKRKHGKNANVKSKYGKNANMGKTQIWEKRKYGKNANIGKTQIWEKRKYGKNANMGKTQIWEKRK